Proteins found in one Taeniopygia guttata chromosome 27, bTaeGut7.mat, whole genome shotgun sequence genomic segment:
- the NPEPPS gene encoding puromycin-sensitive aminopeptidase — translation MPEKRPFERLPADVSPLNYGLCLKPDLIDFTFEGKLEAAVQVKNATNQIVMNCADIDIITASYAPEGDEEVHATGFNYQNEDEKVTLSFPSTLQKGTGTLKIDFVGELNDKMKGFYRSKYSTASGDTRYAAVTQFEATDARRAFPCWDEPAIKATFDISLVVPKDRVALSNMNVVERRPYPDDESLVEVKFARSPVMSTYLVAFVVGEYDFVEARSQDGVLVRVYTPVGKAEQGKFALEVAAKTLPFYKDYFNVPYPLPKIDLIAIADFAAGAMENWGLVTYRETALLIDPKNSCSSSRQWVALVVGHELAHQWFGNLVTMEWWTHLWLNEGFASWIEYLCVDHCFPEYDIWTQFVSADYTRAQELDALDNSHPIEVSVGHPSEVDEIFDAISYSKGASVIRMLHDYIGDEDFRKGMNLYLTKFQQRNAATEDLWESLEKASGKPIAAVMNTWTKQMGFPLIYVEAEQQEDDRVLKLVQKKFCASGPYTGEDFPMWMVPISICTSEDPSCAKMQILMDKPELTVVLKDTKPEQWVKLNLGTVGFYRTQYSPAMLESLIPAIKDLSLPPVDRLGLQNDLFSLARAGIISTVEVLKVMEAFVNEPNYTVWSDLSCNLGILGTLLSHTDFYEDIQVFVRDVFSPIGERLGWDPKPGEGHLDALLRGLVLGKLGKAGHKATLEEARRRFKEHVEGKHILSADLRSPVYVTVLKHGDSSTLDTMLKLHKQADMQEEKNRIERVLGAISQPELIQKVLTFALSEEVRPQDTVSVIGGVAGGSRQGRKAAWKFLRDNWEELYNRYQGGFLISRLIKLTVDGFANDKMAAEVKAFFESHPAPSAERTVQQCCENILLNAAWLRRDADSLQHFLQQRRAAPAPV, via the exons ATGCCGGAGAAGCGGCCGTTCGAGCGGCTGCCCGCCGACGTGTCCCCCCTCAACTATGGGCTCTGCCTCAAGCCGGACCTCATCGACTTCACCTTCGAGGGAAAGCTGGAGGCCGCCGTGCAG GTGAAAAATGCAACCAACCAAATCGTGATGAACTGCGCCGACATCGACATCATCACCGCGTCCTACGCCCCGGAAGGAGACGAAG AAGTTCACGCCACAGGGTTCAACTATcaaaatgaagatgaaaaagTCACTTTGTCCTTCCCCAGCACCCTGCAGAAAG GGACGGGGACGCTGAAGATCGACTTTGTGGGGGAGCTGAACGACAAAATGAAAGGGTTTTACCGCAGCAAGTACAGCACGGCCAGCGGGGACACGCGCTACGCCGCCGTCACCCAGTTCGAG GCCACTGATGCTCGCAGGGCTTTCCCTTGCTGGGATGAGCCTGCAATTAAAGCAACATTTGATATTTCTTTGGTGGTTCCCAAAGACAGAGTAGCTTTGTCAAATATG AACGTGGTGGAGCGGCGGCCGTACCCCGACGACGAGAGCCTGGTGGAGGTGAAGTTCGCGCGGTCGCCGGTGATGTCCACGTACCTGGTGGCCTTCGTGGTGGGCGAGTACGACTTCGTGGAGGCGCGGTCGCAGGACGGCGTCCTGGTGCGCGTCTACACGCCCGTGGGCAAGGCCGAGCAGGGCAAGTTCGCCCTGGAG GTTGCTGCTAAAACTCTGCCTTTTTATAAGGACTACTTCAATGTTCCTTACCCTCTTCCTAAAATTGATCTCATAGCTATTGCAGACTTTGCTGCTG gtGCCATGGAGAACTGGGGCCTTGTTACTTATAG GGAGACTGCTTTGCTGATTGACCCCAAGAATTCCTGCTCCTCGTCCCGCCAGTGGGTGGCTCTGGTGGTGGGACACGAACTGGCTCACCAGTGGTTTGGAAACCTCGTCACCATG GAATGGTGGACTCACCTGTGGCTGAACGAGGGTTTTGCCTCGTGGATCGAGTACCTGTGCGTGGACCACTGCTTCCCCGAGTACGACATCTGGACCCAGTTCGTGTCTGCAGACTACACCCGAGCCCAGGAGCTCGATGCCTTAGACAACAGCCACCCCATCGAG GTCAGCGTGGGCCATCCCTCCGAGGTGGATGAAATTTTTGATGCCATTTCCTACAGCAAGGGAGCCTCTGTCATCCGGATGCTGCACGACTACATTGGGGACGAg GATTTCCGGAAAGGAATGAACCTCTACCTGACCAAGTTCCAGCAGAGGAATGCTGCCACAG AGGATCTCTGGGAAAGCCTGGAAAAAGCCAGTGGCAAACCCATTGCTGCTGTGATGAACACGTGGACCAAACAAATGGGATTTCCACTCATTTATGTGGAGGCTGAACAG caaGAAGATGACAGAGTGTTGAAGTTGGTCCAGAAGAAATTCTGTGCCAGTGGACCATATACTG gGGAGGATTTCCCCATGTGGATGGTGCCCATCAGTATTTGCACGAGCGAGGACCCCAGCTGTGccaaaatgcagattttgaTGGACAAACCCGAGCTCACCGTGGTGTTGAAGGACACCAAACCAGAGCAGTGGGTCAAG CTGAACCTGGGCACGGTGGGGTTTTACCGCACCCAGTACAGCCCGGCCATGCTCGAGAGCCTCATCCCGGCCATCAAGgacctgtccctgccccccgtggacaggctggggctgcagaaCGACCTCTTCTCCCTG gcCCGAGCTGGAATCATCAGCACCGTGGAGGTCCTGAAAGTGATGGAAGCTTTTGTGAACGAGCCCAACTACACCGTGTGGAGCGACCTGAGCTGCAACCTGGGCATCCTGGGCACCCTCCTGTCCCACACAGATTTCTACGAGGACATCCAGGTGTTCGTCAGAGACGTCTTCTCCCCCATCGGggagaggctgggctgggaccccaaacctgGAGAGG GCCACCTAGATGCCCTCCTGAGGGGTCTGGtcttgggaaaattgggaaaagcCGGGCACAAGGCAACGCTGGAGGAGGCCCGGCGCCGGTTCAAGGAGCACGTGGAAGGGAAGCACATCCTCTCTGCTGACCTGAGGAGTCCT GTCTACGTGACTGTGCTGAAACACGGGGACAGCTCCACCCTGGACACCATGCTAAAG CTGCACAAGCAGGCCGACATGCAGGAGGAGAAGAACCGGATCGAGCGTGTCCTCGGAGCCATCTCCCAGCCAGAGCTGATCCAAAAAGTTCTCACCTTTGCACTTTCA GAGGAGGTGCGGCCCCAGGACACGGTGTCGGTGATCGGGGGCgtggctgggggcagcaggcagggcaggaaagCGGCCTGGAAATTCCTGCGGGACAACTGGGAGGAGCTCTACAACCGCTACCAGGGCGGCTTCCTCATCTCCAGGTTGATAAAG ctcACAGTGGATGGATTTGCAAATGATAAAATGGCTGCAGAAGTGAAG GCGTTCTTCGAGAGCCACCCGGCGCCGTCGGCGGAGCGCACGGTGCAGCAGTGCTGCGAGAACATCCTGCTGAACGCGGCCTGGCTGCGCCGCGACGCCGACAGCCTGCagcatttcctgcagcagcGCCGGGCCGCGCCCGCGCCCGTGTGa